From the Bacillus tuaregi genome, one window contains:
- the hfq gene encoding RNA chaperone Hfq, translated as MKHSVNIQDQFLNQLRKDGTNCTVFLLNGFQIRGQIKGFDNFTVLFECEGKQQLVYKHAISTFAPQRNVHIEVEAPQAK; from the coding sequence ATGAAGCATTCAGTAAATATCCAAGACCAATTTTTAAATCAACTCCGTAAAGATGGAACCAATTGTACGGTATTTTTATTAAATGGATTTCAAATAAGAGGCCAAATAAAAGGCTTTGATAATTTTACTGTACTTTTTGAGTGTGAAGGAAAGCAGCAGCTCGTTTATAAGCATGCAATATCTACCTTTGCTCCACAAAGGAATGTACATATTGAAGTAGAAGCACCACAGGCAAAATAA
- a CDS encoding STAS domain-containing protein, translating into MEQATNKKLELGNFFNQNLTFYTNEWINYIENSKGYLTSLLKETGEWTILEEEGNPLLKSVAYFILNKNLEYVTTTAKATSERHAKINFPIHLAWELFQSTRGIIWNAVKSFYLEAKITLDMKECFEVERYINDIIDQFVETYTASYVSYKDYLLRSHRETVDELSVPIIPLSDKVCILPIVGNVDTYRAKKIQERTLLRISQLKSQNLIIDISGVPFVDTAVVNHLFKIVKGIRLLGCSTIIVGIGPEIADTMIELGIEIENEVKTKSTLQQALQDMLFFS; encoded by the coding sequence ATGGAGCAAGCCACCAATAAGAAATTAGAGTTAGGTAATTTTTTCAATCAAAATTTAACTTTCTATACAAACGAATGGATTAATTATATCGAAAATTCAAAGGGGTATTTGACTTCATTATTAAAGGAAACTGGCGAATGGACCATTCTAGAAGAGGAAGGTAATCCTCTGTTAAAATCGGTAGCCTATTTCATCTTAAATAAGAACCTTGAATACGTAACAACAACAGCAAAAGCAACTAGCGAAAGGCATGCAAAGATTAATTTCCCCATACATTTAGCCTGGGAGCTATTCCAATCAACGCGAGGTATTATTTGGAATGCTGTGAAGTCCTTCTATCTAGAGGCAAAAATCACGCTAGATATGAAGGAATGCTTTGAAGTCGAGCGGTATATTAATGATATCATAGACCAATTTGTCGAGACTTATACAGCTAGCTATGTAAGCTATAAGGATTATTTGTTAAGAAGTCATCGTGAAACAGTGGATGAATTATCAGTGCCAATTATACCCTTATCGGATAAGGTTTGCATTCTCCCCATTGTTGGAAATGTGGATACGTATCGAGCTAAGAAAATACAGGAAAGAACCCTATTGCGAATTAGTCAATTAAAATCTCAAAATCTAATTATCGATATTTCTGGTGTTCCATTTGTCGATACTGCTGTCGTGAACCATTTATTTAAAATTGTTAAGGGGATTAGACTTTTAGGCTGTTCAACCATTATTGTCGGAATAGGACCTGAAATTGCTGATACCATGATAGAACTCGGAATCGAAATTGAAAATGAAGTAAAAACCAAATCAACCTTGCAGCAGGCATTGCAGGATATGCTGTTTTTCTCATGA
- the mreBH gene encoding rod-share determining protein MreBH produces the protein MFSNAEIGIDLGTANTLVYSKNKGIAINEPSVVAMDTGTKKVIAVGHEAKEMIGKTPENIIAVRPLKEGVIADYDITTEMLRHIIGKASKALGFSLRKPNVVVCTPSGSTSVDRRAIQDAVRHAGAKKVFIIEEPVAAAIGAGMPVDEPVANVVIDFGGGSTEVAIISFGGVVACHTVKIGGDRLDDDIIQFVRKKFNVLIGERTAEKIKIEIGYALVDHEELTMEVRGRDLVNGLPKTITLSSFEIRDAMKESLLQILEAIRATLEDSPAELSGDIVDRGVILTGGGALLKGMEAWLTQEIAVPIALADNPLECVAIGAGKSLQYLNKLLYAAN, from the coding sequence ATGTTTTCGAATGCTGAAATAGGAATAGATTTAGGTACAGCGAATACGCTTGTCTATAGTAAAAATAAAGGTATCGCAATTAATGAACCAAGTGTGGTTGCGATGGATACAGGAACGAAAAAGGTAATTGCTGTTGGTCATGAAGCAAAAGAAATGATTGGGAAAACACCAGAAAACATTATTGCTGTCCGCCCATTGAAGGAGGGTGTGATTGCTGATTATGATATCACAACAGAGATGCTTCGTCATATTATTGGAAAGGCTTCAAAAGCACTGGGATTTTCATTAAGAAAACCAAATGTTGTTGTTTGTACACCATCAGGGTCTACAAGTGTTGACCGAAGAGCTATTCAGGATGCTGTTCGTCATGCAGGAGCAAAAAAGGTTTTTATTATTGAAGAGCCCGTTGCTGCTGCCATCGGAGCTGGTATGCCTGTAGATGAACCGGTTGCCAATGTTGTGATTGATTTTGGTGGAGGTTCTACGGAAGTGGCTATCATTTCCTTTGGTGGTGTGGTAGCCTGCCATACCGTAAAAATCGGCGGTGACCGTTTAGATGATGATATTATTCAATTTGTTAGAAAAAAATTTAATGTTCTAATTGGAGAAAGAACTGCAGAAAAAATAAAAATAGAAATTGGTTATGCTTTAGTAGACCATGAGGAATTAACAATGGAGGTGCGTGGACGAGACCTTGTGAATGGATTGCCCAAAACAATCACGTTATCCTCCTTTGAGATTCGAGATGCTATGAAAGAATCATTACTGCAAATTTTAGAGGCCATTCGAGCCACTTTAGAGGACAGTCCTGCAGAATTAAGTGGTGATATTGTTGACCGGGGTGTCATCCTGACTGGGGGCGGAGCCTTGCTGAAAGGAATGGAAGCTTGGCTGACACAGGAAATCGCTGTGCCCATTGCATTAGCAGACAACCCGCTTGAATGTGTAGCGATTGGAGCTGGCAAGTCACTGCAATATCTAAATAAGCTGCTTTATGCAGCCAATTAA
- the spoVK gene encoding stage V sporulation protein K gives MEQPMRMKNNGQISIVLNSQKRSPIADDIPPASVAPKSIPPEHTALKEIEAELAALVGMDVMKKMIKEIYAWIYINKKREENSLKAGKQALHMMFKGNPGTGKTTVARLIGKLFQKMGVLSKGHLIEAERADLVGEYIGHTAQKTRDLIKKALGGILFIDEAYSLGRGGEKDFGKEAIDTLVKHMEDKQHEFILILAGYSREMDFFLTLNPGLHSRFPLVIDFPDYNINQLMEIAEIMLKEKEYTLSHEAEKKLREHLLWVKSSLNPISFSNGRYIRNVLEKAIRAQAMRLLMQNNFDRHDLMTIRSNDLVLEEE, from the coding sequence TTGGAACAACCGATGCGAATGAAAAACAACGGACAAATCAGTATCGTTTTAAATTCACAGAAGCGAAGTCCTATTGCAGATGATATTCCCCCAGCTTCTGTTGCTCCAAAGTCAATTCCCCCTGAACATACTGCGTTGAAAGAAATTGAAGCAGAGCTTGCCGCCCTCGTTGGTATGGATGTCATGAAGAAAATGATTAAAGAAATTTATGCATGGATTTATATTAATAAAAAAAGAGAAGAAAACAGTTTAAAGGCTGGTAAACAGGCTCTTCATATGATGTTCAAAGGAAATCCAGGGACAGGAAAAACGACTGTCGCAAGACTAATCGGAAAGCTGTTTCAAAAGATGGGAGTCCTATCGAAGGGTCACTTAATTGAGGCGGAACGGGCGGATTTAGTCGGGGAATATATCGGACATACCGCACAAAAAACAAGGGATTTAATAAAAAAAGCACTCGGGGGTATTCTGTTTATTGATGAAGCCTATTCTCTTGGACGCGGTGGTGAAAAGGATTTTGGTAAAGAGGCAATCGATACGCTTGTAAAACATATGGAAGACAAACAGCATGAATTCATCTTAATCTTAGCCGGTTACTCAAGAGAGATGGATTTTTTTCTCACGTTAAACCCAGGGCTGCACTCTCGTTTTCCACTTGTTATTGATTTTCCGGATTATAATATAAACCAGCTAATGGAAATTGCTGAAATTATGTTGAAGGAAAAGGAATATACATTGAGTCATGAAGCAGAAAAGAAGCTCCGCGAACACTTATTATGGGTAAAAAGCTCGTTAAACCCCATTAGCTTTTCAAATGGCCGTTATATAAGAAATGTTTTGGAAAAAGCTATTCGAGCACAGGCTATGAGACTACTGATGCAAAATAATTTTGATCGTCATGACTTAATGACGATTCGAAGTAATGATCTTGTCCTTGAGGAAGAATAA
- the miaA gene encoding tRNA (adenosine(37)-N6)-dimethylallyltransferase MiaA: protein MTTKSKLVVLIGPTAVGKTDTSIKLAKAFNGEIISGDSMQVYKYMDIGTAKIKPAEMDGIPHYLIDIKHPTEAFSAAEFQELVRKKISDITKRGKLPIIVGGTGLYIQSVLYDYQFSEAPTNDEFRKQLEEVADKEGNLLLHNQLSQIDSNSAAKIHPNNIRRVIRALEIYHCTGKTMSEWQDTQEQEPLYDTAVIGLTMERELLYERINKRVDLMMEEGLLKEVEKLYQQGVRNCQSVQAIGYKELYEYFDGKIALSEAVENLKQNSRRYAKRQLTWFRNKMDVQWFDMTTAVVPNEREKKITEIFSYIEGKLKIKSNT from the coding sequence GTGACTACGAAAAGTAAGCTCGTTGTTTTAATCGGACCAACGGCTGTTGGAAAAACAGATACTAGCATTAAACTGGCAAAGGCTTTTAACGGCGAAATCATTAGTGGAGACTCCATGCAGGTGTATAAATATATGGATATTGGTACCGCCAAAATAAAGCCCGCTGAAATGGACGGAATTCCCCACTATTTAATTGACATTAAACACCCGACGGAAGCTTTTTCAGCAGCAGAGTTTCAAGAGCTAGTAAGAAAGAAAATTTCAGATATTACAAAGAGGGGAAAATTGCCCATTATTGTTGGTGGAACCGGTCTCTATATTCAATCTGTTTTATATGATTACCAATTTTCTGAAGCTCCTACAAATGATGAATTCCGCAAACAGTTAGAAGAGGTAGCTGATAAAGAAGGAAACCTTCTTTTGCATAATCAGCTAAGTCAGATTGACTCCAATAGTGCTGCAAAGATTCATCCTAATAATATTCGTCGCGTAATCAGGGCATTAGAAATCTATCATTGTACAGGAAAGACGATGAGTGAATGGCAAGATACGCAAGAACAAGAACCATTATATGACACGGCTGTTATTGGTTTAACCATGGAGCGTGAATTACTGTATGAACGGATTAATAAGCGTGTTGACCTGATGATGGAAGAGGGATTATTAAAGGAAGTAGAGAAGCTGTACCAACAGGGAGTCAGAAATTGCCAATCGGTTCAAGCAATTGGCTATAAAGAGCTTTATGAATATTTTGACGGTAAAATAGCTCTTAGTGAAGCTGTCGAGAACCTAAAGCAAAATTCACGCCGCTACGCGAAAAGGCAGTTGACCTGGTTTCGTAATAAAATGGATGTCCAATGGTTTGATATGACGACGGCAGTCGTACCTAATGAACGTGAAAAAAAAATAACTGAAATTTTCTCTTATATTGAAGGAAAGCTAAAAATTAAATCGAATACATAA
- the mutL gene encoding DNA mismatch repair endonuclease MutL — translation MGKIIQLDDALSNKIAAGEVVERPASVVKELVENAIDAGASIINIEIEEAGLAKIRISDNGDGIEEKDVPMAFKRHATSKIKDEHDLFRIRTLGFRGEALPSIASVSKFELITSTGLDGTRIALEGGKIVTLEKAASRKGTDIIITDLFYNTPARLKYMKTVHTELGNITDVSNRLALAHPEVSIRLSHNDRKLLHTAGNGDVRQVLAAIYGINIAKKMIPIHVTSLDYTIDGYLALPEITRASRNYISTMINGRFIKNYPLVKAIQEGYHTLLPIGRFPIVLLNIMMDPILVDVNVHPSKLEVRISKEQELNQLVSQSIKEAFQKKELIPSGLTKNKPVKEASEQTALQLDHLPARSSSSTEETKMMPRAGEDVQEVIMQGWAVQEQIEEKAEDVGFSVREAERFMDIRDQNESSALKQNPDDLEWSNGLSHIEAEVENQIVDFAEPDLMTEEKSEVRVPPLYPIGQMHGTYIFAQNDRGLYIIDQHAAQERIKYEFYKEKVGMVASELQELLVPLTFEYSTDEVLKIEEYKAELEKVGVFLEPFGYNSYIIKAHPQWFPKGEEKEIIEDMIEQLLAMKKVDIKKLREEAAIMMSCKGSIKANRHLRDDEIQALLDELRQTTDPFTCPHGRPIIIHTSVYELEKMFKRVM, via the coding sequence TTGGGGAAAATAATCCAGCTTGATGATGCACTTTCAAATAAAATTGCAGCCGGTGAAGTGGTTGAACGTCCAGCTTCAGTTGTAAAGGAATTGGTTGAGAATGCGATTGATGCTGGTGCCTCCATCATTAATATTGAAATTGAAGAAGCGGGCCTAGCCAAGATTCGAATAAGTGATAACGGAGACGGTATCGAAGAGAAGGATGTACCGATGGCATTTAAACGGCATGCTACAAGTAAAATAAAGGATGAGCATGATTTGTTTCGGATACGTACCCTTGGATTCCGTGGCGAGGCTCTTCCCAGTATCGCCTCCGTTTCTAAATTTGAACTCATCACATCCACTGGCTTAGACGGGACTCGAATTGCTCTTGAAGGCGGAAAAATCGTCACACTGGAAAAGGCAGCTTCTCGAAAAGGTACCGATATTATCATTACCGATTTATTCTATAATACCCCTGCACGGTTGAAATATATGAAAACCGTGCATACAGAGCTTGGTAATATCACCGATGTATCGAACCGCCTTGCACTTGCCCATCCAGAGGTGTCCATTCGATTATCTCACAATGATCGAAAGCTATTGCACACAGCAGGGAATGGTGATGTAAGACAGGTGTTAGCTGCTATCTATGGAATAAATATCGCTAAAAAAATGATACCGATTCATGTCACATCGCTCGATTATACAATCGATGGATATTTGGCTCTACCTGAGATTACTAGAGCCTCTAGGAACTATATTTCAACGATGATAAATGGTCGATTTATTAAAAATTATCCACTTGTGAAGGCGATTCAGGAAGGGTATCATACACTGCTCCCGATTGGCAGATTTCCAATCGTATTATTAAATATTATGATGGACCCGATTTTAGTTGATGTGAATGTTCATCCATCTAAGCTAGAGGTCCGCATAAGCAAGGAACAGGAGTTAAACCAACTTGTTTCCCAAAGCATCAAAGAAGCCTTTCAAAAGAAAGAGCTTATTCCCTCTGGTCTTACTAAAAATAAGCCTGTTAAGGAAGCATCTGAACAAACCGCGTTGCAATTAGATCATCTTCCAGCACGTTCTTCCAGTAGCACTGAGGAGACAAAAATGATGCCACGAGCTGGTGAGGATGTTCAAGAAGTAATAATGCAGGGCTGGGCAGTGCAGGAACAAATAGAGGAGAAGGCAGAAGACGTTGGATTTTCTGTAAGAGAAGCGGAGCGATTCATGGATATCAGAGACCAAAATGAGTCATCTGCACTTAAACAGAATCCAGATGATTTAGAATGGTCAAACGGTCTATCACATATAGAAGCAGAAGTGGAAAATCAGATTGTGGATTTTGCGGAACCTGATTTGATGACGGAAGAAAAAAGTGAAGTAAGAGTGCCTCCACTTTATCCAATAGGGCAAATGCACGGGACTTATATATTTGCTCAAAATGACCGTGGTCTTTATATTATTGACCAGCATGCTGCCCAAGAACGGATTAAATATGAATTTTACAAAGAAAAAGTAGGGATGGTGGCTTCTGAATTACAAGAACTCCTCGTTCCTCTTACATTTGAATATTCAACGGATGAAGTTCTGAAAATTGAAGAATACAAAGCTGAACTTGAAAAAGTAGGGGTGTTCCTTGAACCTTTTGGCTATAACAGCTACATTATTAAGGCGCATCCGCAATGGTTTCCAAAGGGAGAGGAAAAGGAAATTATCGAGGATATGATTGAGCAGCTACTTGCGATGAAGAAAGTGGATATTAAAAAGCTACGTGAGGAAGCGGCGATTATGATGAGCTGTAAAGGCTCGATAAAAGCGAACCGTCATTTGCGAGATGACGAAATTCAAGCATTACTCGATGAATTGAGACAAACGACGGATCCATTTACCTGCCCCCATGGTCGGCCGATTATTATTCATACATCCGTCTATGAGCTAGAAAAGATGTTTAAACGAGTAATGTAG